A window of Daucus carota subsp. sativus chromosome 2, DH1 v3.0, whole genome shotgun sequence genomic DNA:
tcaatctgattaatccccgattaatccttattccgtaacttcaccgactaagtccgattcccgctttttacaacactgggtATAAGCCAAACTAGCCGGAGGTCTCTCAACTAAAAAGCTATGTTTTCACGCTCCCTTCACTCCAGCTCAGGACAACATTCAAAAGATGTGCAATATACATAATAAGATCATCTAATACATCCATCTGGTTCAAAGCCAAATTTGGTGAATTAAACTATTAAAGTTCACTGGGTGAAACAATATCTCCaaactgccaaaaaaaaaaaaactttttcatACTATACACATATTGGTAAATACATATAACAAATATACAAAACTGAAAACAGACTAGATGTCTTTCTGAATAAGTAGGATTACAATATAGCAACTTCAACAGGTTAAGACTTTATAAACAAACTGAACAAAAGACTGGAACAACTTATTCTGGTAAATTTCTAAGGGATGCATTAAACCTTTATCTCCGATGTACATTCAAAGTTTGCATCTGCATCTAGAAACCTGAAGCTACACGTTTCTTAGCGATCCACATAGTTCAGAGTTTAAACCTGCTCACTTCCCTTGAGGATGTTGTACTTGCAGAGGGGACAAGTAGCATTCATCTTGAGCCACTTCACAACACACGAAGAGTGGAAAAAATGGTTGCAAGGCAGCGAATGAATCTCTGTTCCATCCTCATATGGACTAAGACATATACAACACTCctacaaaatcaaaaacaccaaCATATGTTATAAAAGCCATCACAGTGCATAATTACATATATCAAAACCAACgcaataatttttattcagataaacttatactaattatatttaGTACTGTAACTAGTTATAGTAAAAGTCTATCAGATACTTGCTTTAATGGATGAGAGCCGAAACGAGGCTCgacaataattatataaaagattaaCAAAAACCAATAGGCagcgaaaaatatatatatccataAAATTCTATCATTCACAGCCACAGAAATATCCTTTTAAAGGGATCTTTCGTACTATTTTCTTCCCACTATATAGGCCCAAGATTGCATATTTATGTGGCTTAACTGAAAAGATTTAAGAACTATTTCTTATCGAAAGGCAGTGCTTGTAGTGTGCATGGCTCCTCTAAATAAGAGCACCAAAACTAAATCATAACAAACAAATAAACATCACAGCTTAATATCAATCAAGTTTTGGTTAGAAACATAAACATAGACTACACTTACTGCATCCTCACGTAAAACAGTACGTTCAGTAGCCAGGAGGTCAGAGCTTGTAGGAAGGGGAATCAATCTACCAGATCCAGCTTTCTCGTTACTCATTTGAAATCTGTACTTCTGAAGAGCACCAATATCAGCATCTGATGCACCTTCCTATATATCCAAATAAGAAGCAGCATCAgcaagtatatatacatataaaaagacTGTGTACGTTAAAATGAAAAGAACTGCCTAATACCTGCCCGGCTATAGCATAGAGAATTGCAATAATGCAAGGCAAGCAGCAACAAAGAGCAATCCCAATCAAAGATGCCAGAACAACACAAAAGATCGCAAAGAACACatcaaatgcaagaaatatcaCTGATAACctgcattaaaaattattaattgctCATGCTACCTCAGATATAGTTGTTACACTTTTAACTgacatgaaaaattatatatatgaaaggCTCAAGTCACTTTCAACAATTCAACAGCTTGATGACTAAATAAGGGGAAGCTATAAAAAAAAGCCCCAATTATACTGAAAATCTGAAGGTCCTACTATGTCCCACTCCAGATCTTTAGTTTTGATAGAATATTTAGTTTAGCATCAAGGATCTAACAATAACTACTGGTTTTTAGACATTGATATATCATAGTGTCATCATAGTTTAAAAGAGTAACAATTACGGGGCGCGTGTATTAGTGCACACTTTACTGGACTCCTCTAGGGATCTACCTTTAGAGCCCTAAAATTTGTAGTGGTAAATTACATCAACTTTCAAGTTTTCATCTTTTTGCATCTTAAAATCATTTGCTCCCCAAATGGTTCAGTCTTTTACTTTTGCATACATACTCAACTTTAACATGTATTTGATGCAGGACAACCAATTAAAAAGCCCAAAGAGACAATTGAGGAGCAATATAGAAGGCTTTCGAAGCCCAATATTTAGAAGGCTCTAGAATAAGTTTATGTATTAGATTAGTATAATAGATGACTATATTGTTAGGAAATAATATCTTTTCGAATCTTGTTTTAATTAGGACTTCATGTTTACTTTATAATATATAGGAATCAAATTTTGTATGGGAAGCAGTTCTGATTATTGGTATTGAAAGATATTCATTTGTGTTTATTGTTTCTCTTCGTGAGAACAGATATTCCTTTTCCCAAACCCTAATTCAGCCTTTCACCCCCATCAATATTACACAGTGACGTGATACTTATACAAATTATATGGTTGAATTTAGCAGATAAACTCTCATAAAGTAGCCCAAGAAAGTCCCTTAGAACGCCTCTACAGAATATAGCAGTTTTTAAGCATCCAACACACgtttatattcaaaaattattgcAATGTAGACAAACATAACAACCTGATATTCAAATTACAAGACACCaagtaaattataaaaagaaatgcTACCAAAAGCCTTCACATACAATAAGGCAGATTAAACTAAACCTAAATCCAGCAAATAAAGTGGACAAATATATGGAATTGATAAATGAACTTAGAGCAATTAACTAAAAACTGAGGACCCTAGTTACTGCCATGAGCAACAAACAGAAACAATTCAAAGAAGAAAACAAGTGTTTTCAATATGCTTCTAGTATTCAGCTATGCCTTGGATTATGGTATACTATTTGATAGCCATCAGAATCCTTTAATAACATCACGGAGTTATAGAAAATGCATGCTTGGCATTTGTACGTGCAGAACTCCACATTGCAAAGTACAGAAAAAGAAAGCAGGTTTTCACTGATTAAAGCCACGAAGACGTACCAGTACAAGCGTGGAGCACTCTGGAGCAGATAATCACCTCCGGAAACTACCCAATAGAAGCCAACCATCCACCAGAAAAATGACAGTATTGTATTAGCAGATTCAAATTTTTTGCCAAAACTGAAATGTCCAGGAAGCTGAGAATCAGTACAGAGTTGATAATACAAGTACTTGatatcataatataaaatattcagtTTCTTACAAGATGAGGGAATATAGTTGAAACAGATAACAGGCAAGTGCACCAATTTACACAATATTATTAACCTGTTTACTTATCAACACAAAATGAAAAACAACAACGAGGTgctgcttataacttataaggtGACCAATTCAACTGCACAAACACAAGGAAACCAACAGTTGGCTGCTAGGTGTACGCCACTTTCAAGTTCTGTCATAGCAAACCAAGAGGAAACTTGAGAGGAAGGCTCGGAGTGTACAACTCTATTTAGTAATGATCAAAAACTAATTTAGTAGAACACTCTTACACATTTATGGCAAACACTGAAATCCCCAGGAATTTGTACACAATTAATAATCCTTTCCACAAAGATGTGCATACTTGATGTTATGATATGAAACTGCATGATTCATATAAAAGCTGAAACAGGTTATAGACATGTTTACTGAATTACACAATGTTGACAACCTAGTTGCTTACCCTgcaaaaacaaaaaccaaaagTCATTGACCTAGTTAGGATATGACTAGCGGGGACTGGGGAGGTTCTATTAAATCTTCCAAAGGAGAACTGCTgaaaagtactccctctgtctcattttTCTTGTCCATTGATCAAAATCGACCTCATATTCAGTTATAACAAGTGAGCTACATGTTACCAAgaatatgtattatttttcggaaaaaaattaataaatttaacatgTAATTTAACTTAATGTAAACCATTTTTTAAGGGGAAAAGAAACAATGACATgagttaaatataaatggggAAGATTAATGAGCTGTTAGCAATTAGATCCAATTTGGCAGACATGGTCACATAGGTGTTGGtctgatatttattttgtaacaaGACAAATGGCACACCAACTTCTAGATGTGCAACTAACATTCCAAGGTCCGTAGGTAAGCTGATATGCTTCCTTACGGTATCCTTTTTTGTtaaacttacaaacaaatattGTAAAAAGGAGTGCCAAGATTACAATACCGCTTGAGGAATTTTCCTCGCAAACTTGTAAGAGAACACAGGcatataaatcattttcaaacaCTGCAAGATAATATAAGAGTGTTCCGAGCTTTCCTCCTCGTCACCTAAACCATTAGACCTTCCCAAGAAACCCAAATTCCTACTTGTCATCACTAATAACTCTATATGTTTAAAACTAAAACACTAACTGccaaacaaaaatattattcaaaaaccaTAGTACCATACATACCGTCATCAAGTTTGCACtcaaaataaaatcacaaaacaaGTACATAATTCCCTCCCCATCAACAATCAAATCATCTCAAGCATTATCACACACAATGCACAAACAGTCCCAATTTGCTATAACTCCCTTCCATACTTAAACTTACACAATCATAACTCATTTCAacaataattacaaattataatcaaacacacatatacacataaaCACATAACTAAACCGGTAAAATTCAATAAaccaaattatgaaaaaaaggaaaagaaaaggagcTATTACCTCGACCGACTAGTAACCCCCAAAACCCCACTCCTCTCCTCGTCCTCATCTTCCTCCTGACTCTCATCCTCGTAATTGGCCTCCACATCGAACTCTCCACCTCTCCTCCCACTCCTCCTCCTCCTGAACTCCGCATAAACCAACACCACGTGAACCAAACACTGCATCGCATACACAAAaatccaaaccctaatcggCACGTTCGGCCTCTCCTTCCTCGACCACAACAACATCATCAACGACGCAAACACAAACGCCAAGTTCCACACTATGTCCAGCGCCACCACCGGCTTCGAGTACCCCCAATCGGCGCGCCGTTCTTCGAGCTGCCGAGCTGCCGTCTCGCGCACTAGCATCGAGGCGCCGCCGCGGCTGGAGGCGCGGCTGAGGAGCATGGAGAGAGTCGGTGGACGGGCCACGGCTTGGCGGGGGTGGAGGAGCGGCGTCGCCGTACCGGAAGTTGAGATATCCGCCATTGTGAAAGTGAAATGAGAGAGTTTAAGTGAGGTAAATTGTAAATTGTCTGTTGTGTGCGGGGTTTTGATAAGGGTAGACGACAGTTACTGTTAAGTTTGGGAGAGTGGAATTTACGGTGCAAATTTAGCAAcaaaacaaatactccctccgtccctatttatctgtccactttggaagtaagaatttgtccctatttatctgtccatttatactttcaaaactaatttaatgatagtttttcaaatatatctccataatttcaattttcaaggcttgacttatttaaaacttggttgaatttatgttttcaagacataaagtaggggtattccaccattctcaagatattaattagagatatttaatgaaaaagttcatacaatcaattattccttggtatgtgtttttttttcccaaaatggacagataaaaagggacggagggagtataatttacaGGTCAAGTACCAAAttggtcatatatcactttttTCAATAATCTTTTAGAGATATTATTTTGATCActaaaatcttataaaatatcaaatgagTACTTTTAAAAATGTGTCGaaaaagtaaatattttttttggttgaGTTATACACATTTTTCTTTAACGTTGCTATGACAGAGTGAAAAGTgataaattttagtatttttgataatatatcaatatttttaaaaacatatttactatatatttttatttaaataagattaagtaattgtaaaatttaaaataaataataaatattttttaaaatctagatatattatctaaaatactagaattcaccttttttttttattatagtcGCGTTGATGAAAAATGTGTATGACTTGacaagaataaatatttactttcTCGGCACATTTTTAGAGGTATCCATTTGATCTTTATACGACTTTAATGATCAAAATGATACTTCTAAAAGATCAATGAAAAAAGTGATATATGTCCTTTATTTCAGTGACCAGCTTGATACTTAATCCAATAATTTACGGTGCAACTACTAAGGATCCGTTTGGTTTCTTCCCATGGCTTAAATATCTCAATTTAGTATTTCGTAAATTCACAtattactttatatattaatcatgttaattataactaatataatattaatattacattcatCTATATAgcataaaaatattacatatgtgtgcatataattttgaatagtCATTTCATTTtagtgattaaattattttattattttaataaatataattcataaatattatatatatcaatatatatacgcatttatatattgttatttattaaatttaacgtATGGATGTATACATGGTTCATTACGAGATCTGTTATCATTTATCAACTAAGTGTTTGTTTGGAGTGCCGTTAAAAGTTGTTGTGCGGTCAGAGTGTCTGTTTGATGGTGTTGTTAAAGGTTGCTCCGCCGTCAGAAAAAGTGCCggtaa
This region includes:
- the LOC108210091 gene encoding E3 ubiquitin protein ligase RIE1, with translation MADISTSGTATPLLHPRQAVARPPTLSMLLSRASSRGGASMLVRETAARQLEERRADWGYSKPVVALDIVWNLAFVFASLMMLLWSRKERPNVPIRVWIFVYAMQCLVHVVLVYAEFRRRRSGRRGGEFDVEANYEDESQEEDEDEERSGVLGVTSRSSFGKKFESANTILSFFWWMVGFYWVVSGGDYLLQSAPRLYWLSVIFLAFDVFFAIFCVVLASLIGIALCCCLPCIIAILYAIAGQEGASDADIGALQKYRFQMSNEKAGSGRLIPLPTSSDLLATERTVLREDAECCICLSPYEDGTEIHSLPCNHFFHSSCVVKWLKMNATCPLCKYNILKGSEQV